ataacgatgacaaattcaaatatgcaaaaacccaaacgaaattgaaaatatcaattgaACAAACACGAAGTAAAAGTGAatgaattatgaaaaattaatatattgaaGCACTAGGACATCAggttcctcattctcaatcccaTATAATCCCGTTATTCATATTAAACTCAATTTTTTCCCATGTTGCTAGCAATTATCCCTTGATTCGTCAATATTTCCTTTCAGAATATACTAACTGTGTTTCTAACTATCTACCATTGCTATGTCTAGCCACAGAAGTAGATAATCGAATCCCTTTACGCTAAATGGATAATTTCACAATACTACACAAATCATAACCAGTATGTCTACTCAATTATGTAATTCATGGTAATCGTTATGAGAAGCAATCTACTAAACTCAACCTGTCAGTCCCAATTTAGTTCTTCACACAAATAATGGCCAGTTATTTGATAACGATAAAGCACAATAACAATTACTCAACATGGAAAACAACCGAGatcaatatgaaataataagaattagATGTTCATGATAAGAGTACACCCTAATCCTAGCAAAAGGACTTAGTTCATGATTAAACTAATcacaaacatggatgaattcGATAACATAAAGAAACCCCAAAACCCCAATTCTGGAATCGTATGCGATAAACCCCAAAACTGCCACCTTCTCTCCAGCGTTTTTTTCCACTGGAAGGCTGGAATCTCCTTATATCCCCCATTTGCGGCTGCTTCTCATCTACTCCCCAACAATTGGAGAGAAGGGTCGGTTCCGTACATCCCCCGGTtggacttttttttctttctttttttcttctatccCATCCCTCTTGTTCTCTAATCCACATGCCGTTTTTATGAAGCCCAAATTGGACTTAATTTGATAAAGCCCAAATTCCAGCACCACTCTCACATAGCATCAGTCCACTTCGTTATTCTTTCGTGCTTTCCTTGTAATTCTTCTAAAAAATCCAGTTTTCTCCGAAAAAATAACTTCTATAAAATTCACACAAAATACATCAAATCCAACTGTTTTATATCAAACCATGACTAAATTAATAGGTAAAAGAGATACAAAATATACCTATTATATCAACCtaacaaatacccccaaacctatcttttgctagtcctcgagcaaaacataaaatgaaaaacaaataacattaactaaaaacaaaaacctaatTAAGCCCACTTTCGCTGGCGAAACGATTGCACTGAGCATGTGCAACAAGCCTTTAAACCCCTAGGTGTCCCTAGTCGGAGGAGTTGTGTCTCCTGAGGGTTTACTAGTTACGCTACCCACAAACGTTTTACTGAAAAGCAAAGGTGTTACAGTTATCACTTCCATCAATTAATGAAAACCAATGCATGCCAATCATACTTCCAAAACTAAGGTTATGCCCTTATAAATCAATGCATCACAATGGAAAGTATGAAGCCAACATCCCAAGCACTCCGGCTTAAAACACAACCACACTTGGCGTGTGTACAAATTCGCCTCGACTCTAAGCCTCACAAGATATCACTCAATTTTCTCATAGAACCTAGGCTTTCTCTCTTAAcaagcatatgtgatgagtttATGCAAAAGGAATCAATATATTATCACATATGATCAACATTGAAAAACAGCAATTTCTGAAAATagatctcatgaaaggaatcGAATACTAAGAACATAGGTATCAACCTTCACCAAATAAACTAGACTTCCCTATAAATCCGTTAGGTCTTTGAAACGGGTGTAATGTAAGGTTAGGTATTTGGGCTAAGAAAGAAACgatatggaaaagaaaaaaaaaacaaaaaaaaaaaacaaaaacttgagAAACACCAAGACTTGTCGTATGTAGTTCGGTTGGCACCCCTTTGAAACTTGATATATGATTTGTGGCGTCCAGGACTCATGTTATAATGAATGGTacaatttctcttctttttctcgactcttttcctcttttttttttttttttttttttttttttttttttggaaataactacaagaaataataataagaaccATGGTACCTCGGTACACGCCACTACTTTGATGTAGAACTCAACCTTGATTTCTTTTGATATCACCTTGGTATCTCAAGCTATATGGTATGGCTAATATAGGGTAGAGTGGATAAGAATTTATGTGAGTAATGAAAGATAAGGCTAAATGTTTGGCTTCAATGAGGTTAATGGAGCACACAAAAGGGTAGGGAATAGGCCTTTTAGTGGTGGAAAACATGCATAGCTTAACTTCGTTTCTATAGTTCCATCTAACCCAATGGCAAGAATACCCAACATATATTAAAGTTCTTTAGTACCCAATGCAAAATAATGTTAATGAGATCAtgaaaattaaagaaagaaattggaAAGTGTTTAAGAGTAgaaacaaattaaccctctcAAGAAAAACTTAGGCACAACAACTCACATGGGTAGTCTCCACTATTTCTCCACATCATCCAAACATGGACAGTTTGTCCACCAAAGTACTTGAGACATGGCAAAatgaatggtaaaaaaaaatgtgatgcAAAAACCTTCTAGGCAACCCTTTAGCAAAGGAAGAATTCTTAGCAAGACATATACATCGCCATTAATAGAATAAAGTGATAACCTTAACAACTGATGCTTCCAAGCTCTTATTGTTTCCAACAAATTCTAACACccaatcccaaaattttaattcctACCTCATCctaaaaattttaacaaaacaatTCATCACATAAGGATGTATAAATATAAGcatgaaagaaagtaagagaatAGGAAGAGAATACACATATTTTTGGGCATCATGGAAGATGGAATGGCTTTAAAAATAATGAATTCCGAGCCAAAATTGTTGCCTTCATCATAGGATaaaaatctgcaaaaataaGCAAAATTGACTTTTAGTGACAAAAATAATTCCCAGAAACCGTCGCTAAAAGTATGAACAAGCCTTTTGTGACAGAGAAAATCTTTGAAGATCGTCACTAAAGCTCTTTTATGACAGAAAATCTGCAGAAATTATGCAgcaaatttacatgtttattttcACTTTTTGAGCTTCTAAACCTCCCAATTCACAATGTAGGTCGAATTTTTGTCCCAAAACTATTCCAACACATCATATTAACCATTCTAAACATGTTAGCATCACCAAATTAACTTGAAAAACatccaaaattaatttaggCAGATAAGTTGATTATGACCAAAATATGAACTCAAAGTGcaatttttcaatttctttggCACATAACAACAAAGCCGCTCCAAACACATTTGAAATGACAAACTAAACATGTTCAAATCATCATGTGGGTGAAGAATTCAATATTATTAAACTTGGAACATAAAAACCTTAGCTGTTGaccttaaaaacaaaaattcaaatgaatcaaccaaactaacaaaaaaaaactaggcTCTCCCCCCAAACCTAAactaaacattgtcctcaatgcaaaatcacaacaaaaagaTGCACAATGAGTAGTATGGAacagaaaggaagaaaatgcaAAACTAATAAACAAAGAAAGGAACGAATGCACCTGGTTGGGTTGCCTCCTAACAAGCGCTTAGTTTAAAGTCCTCAGCCCGACTTGGCATTGCAATCAATTGGGAGAAGCAAGGGTCACAACATTCGTGTTTCGCTCAAAACTGGCAGCAAGATATGGCTTCAATCGCTGTCCATTAACTTTGAATGTAGCATCCGTTGTATGATCACGAATTTCAATTGTTCCATATGGAAAAACTTGAACAACTGTAAAAGGACCAGACCATCGTGTTCGCAACTTCCCAGGGAAAAGTTTCAGCCGAGAATTAAACAAAAGAACTTGCTGGCCAATATAAAACTCACAACGAAGAATATGTTGATCATGCCACTTTTTGGTACGTTCCTTGTAGATTTTAGCATTTTCATATGCATCATTCCGAAATTCTTCCATCTCGTTCAATTGAAGAGCTCTCTGTTCTCCCGCTGCGTCCATCTCAAAATTAAGCTTCTTCACTGCCCAAAATGCTTTATGTTCCAGTTCCACAGGTAGATGACATCAgaaaattttaagaatttttggatgtcatatcacgatattataactaatatcgcgatattattgataatatcgcgatattttgacgaaaactcatcgccgatattttcgatatttaaaTCACTGGTCACACTTAATATATTGATAAATATATCCAACTAGGAGTATATCTCAAAGTTCACAGAGTATATCTTATTTCCAACAAAACGATTAGATGATACAGTAAGTAAACTTTTATTATAATGGTGGAAATATGTTGAGCATTGCATGACATCGTGGGTTCAAACTCCGTCAATGATTAATCTAATATCTAATATAACAAAATCTATTgtctaaaataaacaaaaaaacaaaaataaaaaaaggtgacATGCTCCGCAAAATGTCAAAGATGCACTGCGATGCGCAAAACACATGGTCAAATAAAAACAGAGGAATATAAAACACCACGCATGCATATAACACTAGTAGGCATGACGTAAGAGTGTTAGGtgtggtctaaaatatccatagtatctcgatattttcatcgaaatttccgtgtttttggactaccgatatttcggatataatcgatattttataccttgctaagtcactcatatatcttaccatgcaatgtataaagtgtaaaatattgtactaattcattatatataaatgattatagtgtgtttaaacttctttcattaattactacatattttctacactcacaatgtttgccagctcgttatataatcaacttaaatcaattatatctatcatgtaatgcatttccttctaattttttgtgataaactaatagataattgactaaataagcATTCtgcaaaatttcaataaaaatttccaagtttttcttacaattttcatagtttttattcaatttttatcgatatcgataatatcccgatattttcatcgaaattttcgtgtttttagactaccgatatttccgatatcatcgatatttaataccttagGTGTAACTACATACGCCGCATTGTCGCAATTGGCATGCCCTAAAAGAAAATACCCCGCATGCAAATAGTCGTCAGGACAACATTAGAAATTTCAGGATTTTGTGTCAACCACCAAAATCGATTTGTAAGGTATGTGTGCCAGAGAGATCTAAAACCGCTAAAATTATGCTATTTTTACAGTGTGAGACAATTGAATTCGAAAGTTCCACCACGTTTCTATATTAGACATTCTCGTTGGTTTACTATATTAATATTGTCTCGATGAATTTTGTTTATCCAATCGTTCGACTGTTTCATTTATGCTATAATCGATATGAAATTTGTTATGTAACCTCTTTCATAGTAAAATAACAATTGAATTACTAATTGTCAAATTGAGTATCAGTGTATGTCACAATTGCTCTTCCTTTCCTTTGAGGCTACTTCACTTTGTTTGCTTGTATTGACGATTGCACACGCATAACATCGACCATTCTAATTCAGCTCGTAGGTTGCATCTTTCACAGAGTACGGGCACAGTTATGTGGTGAAACCGTGCTCTAATACTAGCTTATCAACTTTTAAGAGCTCATAAGTATAACTTACTCCTAAAAACCGACTTGTAAGAGAAGGGCGCTCAAAAACTTTTACGTCCCTCTAAGAAAGTGATGCTCTCATGCGCATCAAAATACAATAATGAGGATTCATTTATAGTAAATCGAAaccattttaaatatttttatttaaaattaaacatgaaccGTACTTGACGAACGGGTTCACTTCTTTTGTTAGGTCTCGACTTCTTCGCAATGATCTTCCTAGTAGTTCATATAGGAGCTATAACTGTTTCATTCATATTCGTTGTTATGATGTTCCATATTCAAATAACGGTGATTCATGAAGAATTGTTGCGCTATTTACCTGTGAGTGGTATTATTGGATTGATCATTTGGTGGGAAATGTTCTTCATTTTAAACTAACTGCAAGATATACGATGAATATAGACAATTCGAGAATCtccggaatcctcacaaagaggatcctcattcaaaatacaaaaacaaaaattaaattaaatttcaaccaCAATGTGcgaacaaggccaacaacaatgACTCGTGCATTTCGATGGGTGGGCAGtgctagacctgtaaacgggtcgggtttattgggtttggatcGGGTTCaatccgacccgttaagttaacgggtcacccgaacaTGACCCGTTAAGCTGACGAGTCATCCGAACCCGACCATTTTCAcccattaataataataataattattattattttttgcatataatttattttttattgttaagaCTATACTGAAACTACTAAAACATCTTCAACTAACAGATCTAACGgattgacccaaagtgacccgttatttaacgagTTGTTAACAGATTCATCAATTAACGACCCGACATGTTAAATATTCATCCAAATACTAATATGAATCAAGTTAATGGGTTGAGTCCAAAATACCCCAGGTCTAAGCAGTACCCATCTGAATGCGGTACACACTGAACTCCATGGACTCAGCTCGCCTTGGCTCCACCTAATCCGATAATACCCACCTACTTCTTGTGACACACAGGAAAGAAAACCCGTGGGCCATAACAGTCACTTTTAATACCACATCCGATAGACGAAAATACCCCTCATAGTTCCACATATGCCAATCAATGCGCCAAAGCATATTCCAAATTCCTAGACCAAAACCGTAATTTCGCTCTATGACGTGGGCCCAAGCAACTGGTATCCACATTTACCCCAAAAATCCGCTGTTAATCAGACCCCAAAAATCCGAAAGGCTCACAGACACAGTTTTACACTATCCTCTCTGCGATTTCGAGATTATCGAGAAAAGATGGGCAGGAAGTTCTTCGTCGGCGGCAACTGGAAATGCGTGGGTTTTGTGATTCGTCTCCTGTgttcttttctttcaatctgtttggttgctgagaaaatcaaagaaagtcACGGAAAATAATCAGATTCCTGATATTTATCGTAGTTTCCATCGATCAATTTTACGATACTTTCTCATCAGCCAAACAAATGCTTGAATTTTCTATTCCGATCTGTTTTATGCTGTGATTTCGATCGAACCGAGTGATGATTTAGTTAATCTGAGCTGAAATGTGAATATGTGTGTAGAACGGAACCTTCGATGAGGTGAAGAAGATCGTCAACATACTGAATGAGGGACAAGTTCCATCGCAAGATGTTGTGGGTGAGTTGATTGCTCCGATTATTTACTTCTGATTTGGATTTGATTTGTTTGCGTTTTTCTGCTTTAATCAGCTCATGAGATTTACTGATCTGTGCGGGTTATCAAAGTGTTAATCTGTTCTGGGGTTTTTATGATTGCAGAGGTTGTGGTTAGCCCACCGTATGTGTTTATTCCAGTGGTGAAGAGTTTGTTGAGGCCCGATTTCCATGTCGCGGCACAAAACTGCTGGGTCAAGAAGGGTGGTGCCTTCACTGGTGAAGTTAGGTGTGTTTGTATATAATTTACTAGATTTCGATTCGTTGTGGCATTGGCATCTGGTTTtaatttggtgaattttgaaAATTGAGAATGTATGTTACTGATTGTGTAGTTGTAATGATTTAATGATGTGTTTAGATGTTGATAatttagaaagagaaaaaattgaatacaaTTAGTACAAAGCATCAATCTGTGAAGGTGGTTCGTTTTAAACTGGATGTGACGGAATTTAACGAGTTAGATACATTTAAGCGTGTCGAATGTGCATCATATATGTCTTGtctattgatatttttttccCGATTTGCATTCAACTCTGTATAAGTAAgcttaaaagttgatttttttgTGTATGTTCAGTGCTGAGATGCTAGTCAATCTCGAGGTTCCTTGGGTCATTCTGGGTCATTCCGAAAGAAGACTTATTTTGGGTGAATCCAATGAGGTATTCTCCTCGCCTGTATTTCTAATCAATTTGTAATGAGCTATTTCGTAACAGTTTCTCATATATCACACGCTTCGTTTCAGTTTGTTGCGGACAAGGTTGCGTATGCACTTTCTCAAGGTTTGAAGGTAATAGCTTGTGTCGGTGAGACCCTTGAGCAGCGAGAAGCTGGCACTACTGTGGAGGTTGTAGCCGCACAAACCAAGGCAATTGCAGGTGCATAATGCAATCAGAACTACGTTTTCTTGGCCTACTGTTTGTGTGAAGAATTTGTTGTGTGTTGT
This region of Malus domestica chromosome 07, GDT2T_hap1 genomic DNA includes:
- the LOC103435138 gene encoding triosephosphate isomerase, cytosolic-like encodes the protein MGRKFFVGGNWKCNGTFDEVKKIVNILNEGQVPSQDVVEVVVSPPYVFIPVVKSLLRPDFHVAAQNCWVKKGGAFTGEVSAEMLVNLEVPWVILGHSERRLILGESNEFVADKVAYALSQGLKVIACVGETLEQREAGTTVEVVAAQTKAIAEKVKDWTNIVLAYEPVWAIGTGKVASPAQAQEVHSELRKWLQANVSSEVAASTRIIYGGSVNGANSKELACQPDIDGFLVGGASLKPEFIDIIKSAEVKKSA